A window of the Phalacrocorax carbo chromosome 26, bPhaCar2.1, whole genome shotgun sequence genome harbors these coding sequences:
- the LOC135317509 gene encoding antigen peptide transporter 1-like: protein MSQQAPVSREVGELGGQLSGGQRQGVAIARALVRNPRVLVLDEPTSALDTESQLQVEQEIFGASGAGRAVLLVTGRVALAMRAQRVAVLEGGRLHELESPKELLCPGSRYWHLLQGGGQGGTAGDGDMGEEGP, encoded by the exons ATGTCCCAGCAGGCCCCAGTAAGTCGCG AGGTGGGCGAGCTGGGGGGGCAGCTCTCCGGGGGACAGCGGCAAGGGGTGGCCATCGCTCGGGCCCTGGTGAGGAACCCCCGTGTCCTTGTCCTCGATGAGCCCACCAGTGCCCTGGACACCGAGAGCCAGCTGCAG GTGGAGCAGGAGATCTTCGGAgccagcggggccgggcgcgcGGTGCTGCTGGTGACGGGGCGGGTGGCCCTGGCCATGCGGGCGCAGCGGGTGGCCGTGCTGGAGGGGGGACGACTGCACGAGCTGGAGTCCCCCAAGGAGCTCCTGTGCCCCGGCAGCCGTTactggcacctgctgcaggGCGGGGGACAGGGGGGGACAGCgggggatggggacatgggggaggagg GACCATGA
- the LOC135317508 gene encoding tenascin-X-like encodes MAVPQGPFGWGLCGPTAPGCTGCPPCTTPDGYKLVYGLPGGPQQTLRLPPKATSHQLWGLEPAGRYGVQLWGRGGHPPLSPLETSFDTPPLPHPHPRDCAEEQLNGPGPSRETLIFLGGDPRRPLRVFCDMETDGGGWLVFQRRQDGGTDFWRGWDAYAHGFGNVTGEFWLGEDPGIGEGPRGNEALHALTARTPMELRVDLRTPWDAAFARYRDFAVAGPEEHYRLHLGAYSGTAGDALSYHAGSPFSTRDRDPRGRSRPCAVSYTGAWWYHNCHYANLNGRYGTPSDHQA; translated from the exons ATGGCAGTGCCCCAGGGACCATTTGGGTGGGGACTGTGTGGCCCCACAGCACCCGGCTGCACTGGGTGTCCCCCCTGCACCACCCCTGATGGCTACAAGCTCGTCTACGGCCTCCCTGGAGGACCCCAGCAG ACACTGCGATTGCCTCCCAAGGCGACATCCCATCAGCTGTGGGGCCTGGAGCCAGCAGGGCGCTATGGGGTACAGctgtggggccgggggggacacccccccctcagccccctggAAACCTCCTTCGACACCC CTCCCCTCCCACACCCGCATCCCCGGGACTGCGCCGAGGAGCAGCTGAACGGGCCAGGGCCTTCACGTGAGACCCTCATCTTCCTCGGGGGAGACCCCCGGAGACCCCTGCGCGTCTTTTGCGACATGGAGACCGATGGCGGCGGCTGGCTG gtgtTCCAGCGCCGCCAGGATGGGGGCACCGATTTCTGGCGGGGGTGGGATGCCTACGCCCACGGCTTCGGCAACGTCACCGGGGAGTTCTGGCTGGGTGAGGACCCCGGCATCGGGGAgggtcccaggg GGAACGAGGCGCTGCACGCGCTGACAGCGAGGACCCCCATGGAGCTGCGGGTGGACCTCCGCACCCCGTGGGACGCCGCCTTCGCCCGCTACCGTGACTTTGCCGTCGCCGGGCCCGAGGAGCATTACCGCCTGCACCTCGGCGCCTACAGCGGCACTGCTG GGGATGCGCTCTCCTACCACGCCGGCAGCCCCTTCTCCACGCGGGACCGGGACCCTCGGGGCCGTTCCCGTCCCTGTGCTGTCTCCTACACCGGGGCCTGGTGGTACCACAACTGCCACTACGCCAACCTCAACGGGCGCTACGGGACCCCCAGTGACCACCAGGCATAG